The stretch of DNA CACCAGATCAGACTATTACAAGGTTGTTTAGACGTGTTACACCAGATCAGACTATTACAAGGTTGTTTAGACGTGTTACACCAGATCAGACTATTACAAGTTTTGTTTTGAGCTGTTACATGAGATCAGACTGTTACAAGGTTTACATTGTTACAGCCTGCTCCATGGTTTGTTTAGACTTGTTACACCATATTAGGCTATTACAAAGTTTGAGTTGTTACACCAGATCAGACTGTTAAAGGGTTTAAATTGGTACATGAGATCATTATTACAAGGTTTGTTCAGAGTTTTTGTACTAGATCAGACGGTTACAGGGCTTTAAATCAGACTGATATGATGCTTGTTTAGATTTGTTACACCAGTCATCATCGTATTGTTAAAAGATTTATTCAGACATTTCTGTCACCAGATCAGACCACTACAAGGTGCATTCCGAGTTAAACCAGATATGGATACACGATACACCAGACATGTCACATGAGATCAGACTGTTACAAGGTTTAAGTTGTTACACCAAATCGGACCGTTACAAGATTTGTTTAGAGTTGATGTATCAGTTTAGTCCATTACAGCGTTGATTTTTCCAGTTGCAACACTGTAGAGCTGGCCAATGCTGTTGTTTTAAAAGAATGATTGATTTAAAGCTAATGCTGGTATGAAGTCAACATAAAACTACATCTGATCTACAGTGTCCTACTATCACCTTATATATGCAtgcaataaatataataaattactGATTAATAAATTAATGGGAAATGGGATTTTTTTGGGGTCAAccttctgtaaagcttgttcaATCTGTCAACAGGAGCCAGACATAACATCTTCATATTTGTGAGCGGAGCATGGCTAGGTCAGCTGGCTCTGACCAGCAGGGTCAAGCAATCGTAACCAAAATGTATTACTGGAGTAAAGAATGAATATTTCAGAGGTATCTTTCTTCGGGAGAAAGCAGATACTGTGAATCCAAGCCATACAATCGCTTGGAAATCAATACTTTCAAACTCTCTAGTcttgaaaaatgtctttatagAAGTTTGCAGGACAGCATGCAATGGAACCGCATGCCGGCCGCTGCAGGATGCACTGCTGCAGGATGCTAGATTCCACTTTCCGAAAAAAACATACCTGCTTCTCCACACCACCCTGAATCCAGTGGTCACCAAGCATTCTCCTAGACATCGAACCTTCCTGCAGAGTTCAGTAAGAAGCCTAATCTGCCAACAGAAGACTTTGAGTTTATTCAGGTAATTAAGGAGCATACTCAGGAGCATCTCAATTTTAGAGCCAGGTGTGTTGGATCTGGCAAGCCTCCAGGATCAGGACTGGGCACTCTTGGTCATATCGTGTGGTCATTCACATAAGCTGCAATATATAAAAGTTAGTTGTGGTCCAAGTTCCAAGTGGAAGAGCTTTTACAGGGCTGAACTCTACAAGAAGGCCGATACAGAGGAGAAGGGCTGGTGACCACAACCCACCCCTCTTCTCACTGGGGTCCCAGCACACCCTGCCCTGAACCCTCGCTGTGCTCTGTCCCCCACATCCGGTAGAACTGTGTGAAGTCCACGTATGGTGGCACGCGTCCTGTCTCGTCCGGCTGCGCTGCCTGGCTGCCCCGCTGGCGGAAGAGGCTGCCGTCGCccgagctggagctggagctctgCGTCTGCGTGTTGGTGGACTGCAGCGTGGCCGTAGGACTCTGCCTATAGGGTGGATAGGACACACAGATGGGGATAGGGACAGGGAGTTCACTGATCGGCTGCAAAATGTCTACGTCTATTGTAAGAGGGCGTAGGGGGGCTATCAGGCTACAGTGTGCGTATGTGGTtgggggagggtgggggggggtgaaggGAGGCAGGGGAGAAAGCGGAGGGGAGTTGGCATAGGTTATTAAATTGCTATTAACTTGTGAGGAATGTGTTCATCAGCTAAAACTGAGGTCTGTTAACAAGTTAACaagtactgcacacacacagcacggTGTAAACTGCAGGCCTTAAACCGCACTGAGCTGTTAATTAACTTCAAACAGTGCAAAATGGCCACACATCTGGAGGCAAACATCTTGGTTAACTGAATTAACTGAATGGGATTTGACTACACTGTCTgctgaactatcgctttaagtGGGCTATCAATTACAATGTCAAATCGTGTTCATCTTGCCacagttaaataatgagagttcagtacactCTTGATCATTCttcagaagaacctccagcagaaccaaaacagagctggaaaacgggccgactccaaaaccccaaaactgttgcATCACAGTCCTGACTCTCTATATTTACACTTACACCATTTACATAAACTGGACAATATGACATTAGTGATTTTGGGataatatggtgttgttgataccgGAGAgaagctcatcacctccagactcacCGCCCtttgctagttatgggaatatgggaTGCTGCAGCAACCAGGCCTCATTATCACAGTATTTCCTGAGCTAGTATCTGCAGAAGGGGTGCTCAAACTTGGGACGCAATGAAGAGGAAGCCAGGGGAACAGTCAGAACAGCTTATCTAAGGAAAATCTGCAGGTTTTATTCTGAGgcacaataacagggtggtaaacaggcttgttgaacaacatctgagcattttccaccCCAGCCAAAGTCACATGCTTGCtgtttattcattaaaaaacaactgcaGCCTTTAGGACAATGTTATCTATTACTTTTGTGAACCAGAGTTCCTGAGCTAAGTTAAAATAACCACAATATAAAGTCTGGAGGCCTGAAATGTGTTTCTTTACAGCTTGAGAAAGGGCTTCCACATCAGTGATGATAGTATCGATTTAACCTGTAGAAGAAGTAAATTCTCAGAGGAGCACTAAAAACTTGACTTTAACAATACAACGACAACCTGGAAGAGCTCTTTCTGGCACTGTGTGAATGCTGACATTGCTATTGCACTATGCTGTAGTCAGAATTGGGCTCAAGAGGATAGCACTGGTGCACCCTAAGAATCACAGAAGGAGCAATACCCGTCAACTATCGCAGCTTTCATTCGGGCGGCTGAGGCTACAAGGCTCTCTGCATAAAATATTAACGCGACTTTTAATGGAAAACTGGACTGAACCACCGTGAAGAGCTGTGCTGAGGTGGAATGAACCATTACCCTGAAGTTGGAGTGCCTCCTTCCAGCGTGGAGGCGGTGTTGGTCCCGTTAGTGAGCGTGCCCTGGCAGGGCATGACGAGAGAGAGGGTTACACTGGTCTTACTGGTGCTTTGGCTGTTGGAGTAGGGCACGGAGACTGGGTAGATTCGGCCACCTGAAAGacgtgaaagagagagagagagagagagagagagagagagagattggagtCTGAATCAGTTTTTATTGTTTAAGCTTTTATAAACAttctcagtgctggggggctttgtacccctctagaccacacctggcattaaccagcatggtgccaataggttcatgtttatgtgcacCAAAGGGCTCTAGTCTGCTGGCAGTAtctctctacagggtctagacaagctagctgaatgcattcattaataaGGCTGTCCATGAAATCACCTGTCCGaaaactgaagctgaaacatctaacagctgaaagaattctgcacgGAGGAGTAGGAAAACCCCCCAGTTTCCCCGGACTGGTCATATCACAGACTGGTAGATGGTTAAAGAAAATGAGTAATTAAGGTTATTTCAGTCAAGGGGGGGAAACCAGCTATTAGGGAATTTGGGTGCTCTAAAATTTGCATTTCCACATTTttcaatgtatttttaaatatgggggggggggtcagggGGGGTtcctcattttttcacatgactgtattttgaagttttattaaaaagagaaaagagtgaaagagtgagttTTACAGACATACgcaaacacactaacacacacacacagtgagagagagaaagagtgtcgTAAGCAGGACTGTTACCCTGAGTGGGTGTGAGCGAGCCGTCTGCTAGAGGGTAATTAATGGTGCGGATGAGGAGGGTCATGTCCTCGTGCCGGGAGCAGTGCGGCGCTCTCTGCCTGCCGCTGGCGTAGGCGTCGTGATGAAGTCGCTTAACGCGCTCCACCACCGACTGGGCCACAGCCTCCAGACTGTTCTGCAGGGCCAGCTCTGCCGCCACCATGGCAACCATCTCCTGAAAGAGGTGAAAGGGAGAatcatgggaaatgtagtccAACAGCAGCATGACTTAAGTCTGCGACCGAGCACAGACAACCCTGCACTAGAGGGATCCTCCTCTAGAGACTGGCATCCTAAGGTGGCACTGTTGCTATGGCAACTGTGacaaatggaaatggaaatctTTATGCAGGTCAGGGGTGTTATAAAATGACTCACAAAAAGAGATGTAAATGTTGGTTATTTAACACTGAACTCTTAAACTACTATTCAGTGTGTTAATGAAGGAGCTCgctgatgtgctgacaacaGGTGGGGGATGGAAGGATTTCCATCAAAAAATTAAGCACCCTCAAATCCCTACATGGTTCCCATGGATGCAACGTGCCAGTTAAACTACGATATGTGCCATGATTGCTCAGCAATGACCAAAATATATTCAATATTGCCTGTTAAATGTACAAATATGTGTAATTCAAGCCTCTGTTAGCTGGATCACAGTCTGTGCTGGGTGTTTGGCCTGCTAACGTAGCTAGGCTTTCAAAAAAGTAGTGGTTTTCCATTACTGTGCTTATTAAACCATCTCAAAAAGTCTCCTCACATCAGAGTATTATCAGAACGTACCTAATAGAGGGAATAACCAGCCTTGGCTTGCATGGCACTAGCGAGATGTCGTGGCATGGACAGTATTAGGTGAAGGAAGGTTCTCGTTATAGAGGTTAGCTAGTCCACAGTGGCGCGTCAATTGTGTCAGAGCGATATCATAACTTTGTGGGACGTTTTAGAGCCACCATAGTGAAGATGTACTGAAAATGGACTCATTTGAGAGCCTCCCAACGGAAAACCAGTGGTGCCCCACAAGTCATggatgccagaggggaatgtTGACTCTGATGAGTAATATAAAGCAGTGGACCAGAAATCAGACCgattaacctctataatgaacaccttccgcCACCTAATATAGTCCATGCCATGGAGTCTTCTTGCTAGCgtcatctgagccaagggtggttattcccgcTCTTCAGTAGGTGGTCATATGGTAGGTGGACATTGGGTTAATATTCCCTTTGTTTCCTATCAAACTGCTACAGTCTACTACTACTGTCTGCAGTGTGATTTCCTGTGTCACTCTATAGAGGAGAGCAACCACACGTCACCTCCCTGTCGTCAGATCTACCACAGCCCGTTTTGGGTGAAAACAAACTCGACCATATTGCTGCTGCCTAGCTTACGAAACTCTTTACTTCCCTAAAGAGCAACAGTCAGGAAAAGGAGAGATCTATGGCCTCAAGCCATCCATAGACAAGATAAAAATGGTCAACTGTGGGACTTGGCCAGTTAATATGTGTGCATCTGTTGCAAACCCATCATCTCAGGTCAGTTAATGATGCTAAAGTCAACAAATATCAACACTTGTAATGTTCTAAAGTCAGAGTACTGAATGTTGGACATAGTGGGACATAGTGAAAGTGAAAAGCCAAGGAAATCCCAGTGTCATATTAGCACTGGCTGCAGCCAGCTGGATTGTCCCTGATTTGTTGAAACACAGGTACCAAAAACAGCTTCGCCTGATGGTTCCCTGAAGTGACTTTTCTGCCGTGATTATCGTCATAATAATTCAAATTTAAAGTGGGTCTAAACTCTGCATTAATGCCATGATAATACAACTATAGGGAATCGAATCATCATTGattaaacaaatcaataaatgGAAATGTTCAGAACAACGCACTGGGCCGGGTCATCCGTCCACTTTGATGGAGGCCTACTGAAAGGACACTCATCAGCAcctatttcttttttatataactACGCTGATCAATGACTATATATAATTGTTTGCCTGGCTGGTTGTAAGTTTTGGACTCCTAATAGCTAACAATTAGCAGGGAATGGTTAATTAATGCGACCAAATTGTCACAAAAAAACCTGGACAGTTTAATTAAAGCGCCTGTTTTCACCAAAAAAGGGACGGGGAATTACGCACAGGGAAATGTGCCCTAATGAGGGGGCAATGCCTGCCACAAGAAAGAACGCACCTGATTGGCCTGCTCAGGGCCGTGGGCGGCCTCAAGAGCCTTAATGAGGCCTTCTGACATCAGCAGCAGAAAACCCGTCACTCCGTCCAACGACTGGCCGCCATGAATCTCAGGCTCTGCGATGACTGGCTTACTCTTGGCCGCACTAAAACCAACaagtgttaaataaatatatttcaataactacacacacacacacacgtgggcCTTAATATGAATCTGTTTGATGACAGTATTTCACACAAGAAGCTGAAATCTTCGTCCCCCTGCACAAAGGTCTACTGCCTTTCTACTGCCATGCTGTAGGAAACTGAAAGAAAAGGAAACGCACTGAATCTCTGCACCGAATCAAAAAGCCACAGCTTTCCTCTGCGCGGCTGCCAGGCAGCAGGAAATTGGAGTTCTGTGCAGCAGGTTAATGTCATCTAGAAGGGCTTAGTGTGGTAATGCTGTGAAAGTCCACTTGGACCGGTGAAATAGCCAAGGTGGGCAACAGACCACAAGAGACACACAAGCAGACACGCAAGCACATAAACCCACTGGACACTTGGTTGATTTTCACAGTGAAGAGCTCAATTCTAAtagatttttttcatttaacctAAAGGAAATCTAGAAAACAGTGCatttaatgtgccattactttCACACACGCCACATTTAAcatgctttttctttttcaatatGTTAAATTGGGCACATAAGCAGTAATGATGCTTTGGTAATAATGTGCAGAAGTGTCACTGTAGGGAAtgtgaactcacacacacactcacaaaataTTGCTATACGCAACCTGACcagaatgtgtatatataaacatatatgctCCTGCAGATCGTGCTGCACGAGGATGATCGGGCTATAAATATCTGCGGGCTGCACAACGGGATTCAGTCCAGCgagtgtctcgttggatgtgtggaaaacgGGTCCCAgagcagatgttaatgactgGCAAAAAGGCGTGGAGGAGATCCCCTCCCCAtctcttcatccccaactcatcccaaaagtagtagttggatggagcaccaaccatccatcactccagagaacacagttcctccactgctccacagctcaatgctggggttgTTTATACCCCCCtaccacgcctggcattagccagCATAGTGCCAGTAAGGTTCATGTTagtctgctccagggagtcctattctattggctgtagtgctgcacagggactagacaagtggtttaagctgcacccattttTTCACACAAAGcagcagaatgcatttattagaaggggtgtccatgaTAGACAGAAAGGCAGACAGGCTGACAGACGCAGGTAAGACAGATTGTGAGGCtgataaacagagagaaagcagcGAGCGAGTCGGATATTCAGACACATCAGACGTTCTGCACTCTCATTCCAAAGCGTCTGAAACAAAGAACTGATGGTGGAAACATGTGAAGAGCTGAAAATAGCCTGAGGTCAtttacacactcactctctctctctctcgcttgctcgctcacacacagtacacaaaaCACATGCATCAGTGTGAGTCTGGGGTCAAGGCCAGAAGCCATACATGCTCAGAGACGCTGTAAAAACAGCGCTGCCAAACGTCAAAGCTCATTATTTCAAATCAGCagactgtttttgtttagtCTGAAACCCACCTCAGCACATCGATATCGGTGTAGTTGAATTTGACCTTATAGTCCCCAATCCTCCTCAGGCTGCTCTGACCTGCTATTAGCCCTGCCTGTCTCAATCGAGCAGGGTCCAGacctgtgagagagagagagagagggagagagagagacacttacAACCAGAAAATAAGTAACTAAGCTAAAAAAGAGCAAAGTGCGGGCATATTACCTCCAATCATCCAAGCAACTTAGCTGAGTGTtttcgagtgtgtgtgtttgtgtgtgtgtgtgtgtgtgtgtgtgtgtgtgtgcacacactcaCCAAGCTGGGCCAGTCTTGTGAGCTCCTCCTCATTGTCGGTTGTGTGAGCGCGGCCGATCTGAATGACCTGGTTCTGCCGGTCACTGGTGCACTTACAGAGCAGAGCACGATTGGTGCctgggtcacacacacacacacacacacacacacacacacacacagtgaaatacatttattattatgaattatttattattattaattattaatatcatatttGTTGGTATTTACTGATAATTAACCATCAATCAAGTTAATCAAACCTTGTATATCCATGttgccgtttttcactttctaacaatgtgaatctggcggttgttctttacattgcgcTCAAATTTCctaatgaacggaccaatagaaatgctccgaaatgaccAGGAATAATAGCTTTTTTCCATgtacttccattgaaagttaagaaagtttttTTCCTTAAGAAGCGGCATGACCCTTACAAAAACATTTCTTATTAAAATGCACcaagtcatttgcaataacctgtaaataatattgatattgctttttaaattcttatttatattgtgtatatagtgtaaattatttatctacattgttttgtaactgagtgtcttgctatccctttctgctgtgacactgagaatttccccactgtgggactaataaaggattatcaaagattaactttgtaaaacaaaatataacaaattaacacatagatataaatgtactaaattgctatttatttgtcactaaaataaacaatggtGCATGACCTTGACAcaacattcaaataaaaaagtcagaaGTCAGATATTTTAAGAAgtcaaacttcttaaaatatattaaaataaataaaatgtatcagccaaaactgaaaataagtagcgtcactttgtcaaacacacaaacagtaatttttttagtaacttttttttgtgtgtaattcaaaataaaatgcagcagctgaacctgagaataaataagtaacttggtcaaacatacaagcagtaataaaaaaacccaaaaacatctaaacatttagtgcagtctcacaccaaccaattaaagtaaaaggatcggttccatggatcggcctaattatccgatacccgatccagctaattttgttaatatcgggaccgatatcctaatatcggatcggtgcatctctagttaAGGTAAAGGCTTGTTTATGTCCATCTCCTGCCTACTTTGGTGACAGGATGGCATAACACGAGGTTGTGGAACTGGGTGTAAAGAGACTTTGCGGAAATTATTTGAGATTATTCGAAGCCCTGACTGAAGGTTCCAGATGTGACTGGGATGCTCATCAGAGATCTCTGTTTGTACTGACCTTAACCGATGATATTTTGTCTAGCTGTATGAATTAACCTTTGTTATGGCTGCAAATTAGTCCCAGTCAACAGCTCAGGCCATTAACCAATCCATGTGTCAGTACATTTCCACAGCTTTTCAACTCGAGCTCTGCAGGGACCCCCGCCCATATAGACCTCTCACAGATTTACACTTCAGTcaaaacctgaacacacaccccTTCTTCCTTTTCCGTTGGGGTATTAACCACAGCTGTGTTAGCATATCGGTCTCAGCAATTACCAGGGCAATGTGACCTACGGCAGTTCGCCACTTTGACTCTGGCTTGACCTTTTCGAAGAGTGAAAACCACCGGCAAAAcgaaaacaacaacaagcaaAGGGAGAGGTTATAATCTCAGCCCAGCCGAAATGCTGAAGGCCTCAGTGGGTGCTGTGGTTGGGGCTGGTGCGTGACTGTAGGTAAACATCATCTCTACCAGAC from Salminus brasiliensis chromosome 7, fSalBra1.hap2, whole genome shotgun sequence encodes:
- the tab1 gene encoding TGF-beta-activated kinase 1 and MAP3K7-binding protein 1 → MAAQRRTLMHSHQSWTDDLPLCQLCGVGTAPNCVYGPDGKSTQGHPNEDGHFRFSTDCCFLYGVFNGYDGSRVANFVSQCLTAELLLGQLNSSHSDADIRRILIQAFDVVEKSYFETIDDALAEKANLQAQLPEGVPLHQLPPQFQKIAEKLKALEQEVSGGATAVVALILNNKLYIANVGTNRALLCKCTSDRQNQVIQIGRAHTTDNEEELTRLAQLGLDPARLRQAGLIAGQSSLRRIGDYKVKFNYTDIDVLSAAKSKPVIAEPEIHGGQSLDGVTGFLLLMSEGLIKALEAAHGPEQANQEMVAMVAAELALQNSLEAVAQSVVERVKRLHHDAYASGRQRAPHCSRHEDMTLLIRTINYPLADGSLTPTQGGRIYPVSVPYSNSQSTSKTSVTLSLVMPCQGTLTNGTNTASTLEGGTPTSGQSPTATLQSTNTQTQSSSSSSGDGSLFRQRGSQAAQPDETGRVPPYVDFTQFYRMWGTEHSEGSGQGVLGPQ